GAAAGTCACAGTAGCTTCAAGTCCATTAAGATGTTGTAATGGATATTATCATGAGGACCATTATTATTCATTCATTTATcagttattatattatatattattttgaatgaTGAAAGTATCCATTTACTAATGTTCGCAATGAATTCATGTAAATGCATTAGTCCTTGTGAAGGGCATTGAGATCCATTGTGTATGTAACCAGGGATAATTAGCTTCTTGGTTTAGTCCTTTTCCTTACAATGGTAGAAAAAAACAGTCTTTATACAGATGGCTGAGTAGAGACTGCAAAAGCTGATAACACCTAATGAAGAAGCTGAGGTTTATCTAAATCtcacatacattttaaattatttGGTATTgtaaaatagtcaaagaaaGTAGAAGAAAAGGACGAGCTTGTCTGGGGGTAAATATGTATTAAGACGGTACAGACAGAATCTATTTGACGAAGGCCTGCATGTGTAATTCAGTCAAACATCAGCCCCTGCATCGTATGAGGCTTCAAGGTGAGTCAACAATAACATTCAAATAGAAAAACAtagtgaaaaaaacaaacaacagtcCATGTATACAGTGTCTGATGACACAAATAATTTAAAGTTCTCACAGAAATTATATTTCCATTTTGATTTCTTAATATATTACCATTCTTAGTCACTGGAGCTTATTAAACCTAAGAGATAATTCATCTATAAGACATTAGTTTCTTGGATTAATTCAGCAAGCATACACTTCGATTCcctgctacacaggaatctgtaCATGGCAGAAGCTTGTTGAAAAGCTGAAGCTTTAGGCATTTTAAGACATCGTCAAAAGCAGCTTTAATTCCTAGATACATTGTTTACATGGCTACGTGTGTTCACCACCATCAGAGGGTTTTAGTCTGTTCACCTTGAAGTGAGATAGAACCTCAGGAGTCTGTCCTGACAGCAGACGGGACCATCACAGGCAGTGTGTACAACAGCTGAGTGTTCAACGTTCCAGCATTTGTGTATTTGTGTCAAGTGTCCTCTTGTCTGGGGAGTACAGCAAAGATGTGTTTTCCTTGGTTAAGATCATCCTGATGTGCCATCCTATCGGTTTCTCCAAGAGTGTTTTTGTCTTGGCAGAGTGTCAGTTCAGTATTGTGTGCTTGGTAACAAGAGTGGAAATGACAGAAGTCCAGGCGAAGCCTTCAAGCCACATAAAGTCACAAAGGTGTTACAGTCAACAAGAACAGTGTAGAAAAATACAAGTACAcatcagattaaacagcaacAAAGGGTGTGGGCAGGGTTTATCTTACTTCATTATCGTATTTTCCTCCCCAACCTTTCCTCTCTTTCCTTCCATTTCCTTCAATCCCCAGTAATTGGCTGATACCGCAGCTTATCTCATGAGTCAACACATGCTCATAGATCTCGTCTCTGTTGAGTGTGGCAGGACATTCCTTTCCGTTGTCTTTGTTTAATATACTGTACGCATGTGTTGAACATATACATAGACTGTAAACAGTGTGCTGGGATGGAACAGAATATACAGAGCACCATAGCGGCCTGGAGTCAAGCAGAGCAGTGTTTTAGATAACTAAACTGGCAGCTTGTGGGTATCTTACAGCTCTCTATTTCTCACAATCTCTTTCGGTTTCTCTCTCATTCACACAATAACACATCAACAGACgacactacacactgagctTGATGGAAATATATACCAGAAATAAGTGCACTCAGACAATCACTTGGAGCATTATGATACAATTGGCTGGGCAAAAAGTCCAACTGACTGTATGGATCTGTGCATACACTAGGCTGGATAGTAGATGTTGTGCTTTTTCTATGATACAAAGTTACTGGTGGTGACTTGAACTGACTATAAAGGCTTTGAATTCGAAGATGTCTGCACTGTGGATCGTATGTTTGTATGATTGTATCCCTATTCTGGAGTGTGTGTGGATTTGGACTTTTCTCTCAATCTTAACCTGTTTCCTCTCATGTTTACTGCTGTTCATTTCTCCTATCTCTCAAAAATAGTTCCCACATCTTCTGGtataaacacaaccctctctggGTACTTAACATGGATTGTGACTTAATTATTTCAAATAACAAGAGCAAGAAGATGGGTTTGCATCACACATGCTTCTAGAGCAATAATCTGTCTTTCATACAGTATATTGCACATAGCGGCAGTAGATATATAGGATTATAATGATGTCCATTTGCTTTTTAAGTATTATTCATACTAATTCATGCTACAATGAATACTTCAAAGGACATGCAGCACTACAATAGCTGAATAGCAtctgtttgatataaagctgaTAAAGGACACACAGCCTAGGTCCTAGATTATATGAGCAAAAGGGGCCAATGGAATGATTGTTCAAACTGCATGAGtatcaaaaagaaaagaaaatagtgaGAACAAAAGAAAGCTTTTTTGCAACCCAAGATACAGTATGCCAGGTGGCAGCACATCTGTCTTCAGTAATATGATAATTGAGCAACCTTTAACTTGTTCCAGAGGCAGGCAAAGTTTACTAAttttgatcaagtgtttaagggGAGAAATATGAGGTCTAGAGGGCACTGCAGGCTGAAACAATGTATCAGTTTGATCAAGCAAGAGACATGAATTTAACATGTTTTGCCAATTGGCTTTGTGATATCAAACACAAGCTTTAAGTAGATTCAATCACTGACATTCCTTCTTGTCACTTATCCAGAAAGACTGAATAACACAAAGCTGGCATTAATCGTATGAGCAGAGATGGACCATGAAGGTCATATAGATACATTTAAGTTGATCACTGAGCTCTTGGTTGTGCACGCAAAATGTTAGAGTTAAAAGCataaatagccattatacataATATTAGTTAACTTTGCTGCCATAAAACTTGGTTGAAATAAGCCTCTGACAAAAACAAACAGTTTACAATCTTACTCTAGTTCGCTCCTTAATCTTATTTTGTCTGTTTCTACAAACATGGAATGCTATGAAGTCAAGAACAGCAACATTCATGCTGGGCAGTGGTGCCAAACTGAACACATCTCACTGTAGAAGTGTTACAATGGACCAGGATGGCGACTAAAGAGACACTTTAAGGTAACGTTAAGAAGACGAAGAAATAGGCACTCACTCAGAACGCTGCAGAGAAAATCTTCAACATCACCCATCTTAACCATCAAAGACGTAGATGAGAAGCACACATTCGTCATATCACTTTAAAAAAGCATACATtataataaatcaaataaacattcatcaataaataaacattcacTCTGTTAAGCTAGACATTTCTTTTGTCCACCTTTATGCCTGCACTGGCTGAAAACAAAAAAGGCAGTCTTATACTGTAAATCCACTTGAGCTTCCTAGAAGAAAAATGGCAGTAAAAAGAAGGTGTGCTATTGTTCAGAAATACAGCACAGCACGGTCATCTATGTCTTGGTCTCTACAGAAGCCACTAGCTTGTTCTAGACAATATGTAGTGAGGGTCTGGGGAGGAAAGCTATTGCACTCATGCAATAACTTTTTTCTCTCACAACAAATGACCATTTGGCCAAAAGCATATTAGTAtcgctctgtctgtctctcgctCTTTGTTGTGCACTTCAGTTTCCTGACAGAACAGCTGTGATCTTGGTGATTTAGTTTTTCTCTGAGTCAGGACCTTGGCAGTGAGAGCATCAGATTAATGTTGCTCATGAATGCTTATAGTAGTATGGCCTGTTTTCAATCACAAgttaataagttacatttaaaaaacagttgTTATGCTGATATAAATTGTAGTCACTGGTATACCTTCTCCCAGCGGCAGTTTGAGCAAGAAGTTAACATCTAATTGTCCCTTAATGGAGTTAAATATTGGTTATTACTTGTAAGGCTACTAATTGACTACTGTTGTGAGCAGGATGACTACTGTCACAAAGGTAAGACTAACTCGATGCAGACACTGACAATATCCTAAATAAGACGGGTGGCGATTCTATGATATGCGCTGATATGTCCATTTGATGTAGGAGAATATGGGGTCCTCTTGACTGACAAGATGAATCCTACTCTTTCTGGACTCCCATTCTGGGTGCCACATATCGGCCAATAAATGGATGTACATCTTGTTCCCCCGTTACAGACCCCAGCTGAAGTAGCTAATCTGCAGTAGCTCACATTATACATCTGTACGCATCTTAGTGATGTTTACATAGTTAGTGTTGGCCAGGGTGCAGTTTCCTGTTTTCATGCCCTCTGGTCTGAAgtcctcagtgctgtggttcaCAGCCTCCTGGATCTCCACATAGTCAGATTTACTCAGAGTGGACCCACTGCCACTACACCCACTCCTCTTCAGATCTTCAGCTGAGCTGGCTTTAGGCACACTCGGGCTATTCAGATACTGTGCCTGTTCTTcgccctctgtctctctgtggtaGAAGTAGTTAAAGTTTGACACAAtgacaggtacaggcagggcaaTAGTCAGCACCCCGGCAATGGCGCAGAGAGAACCAACAATCTTTCCTCCAATGGTTGTTGGGACCATGTCTCCATAACCCACTGTGGTCATGGAAACCACGGCCCACCAAAAGGCCTCAGGGATGCTGCTGAACTGGGACTGAGGCTCGTCAGCTTCGGCAAAGTAGACAGCACTGGAGAAAAGGATCACTCCGATGAACAGGAAAAAGATGAGGAGGCCCAGTTCACGCATACTGGCCTTCAGAGTCTGTCCCAAGATTTGAAGCCCCTTGGAGTGACGTGAGAGTTTAAAGATACGGAACACCCTGACTAGACGAATTACACGCAGAATAGCCAAAGACATAGCCTGCTGGCCTGCCTGTCCGTCCTCTGGCCTCTCTGCTAGCTCTGTACCCAGGGTGATGAAGTAGGGGATGATTGCCACAATATCAATGATGTTCATGATGTTGCCAAAGAATCCCGCTTTACTGGGACAGGCAAAGAACCTAACTAGGAACTCAAAAGAAAACCAGATGATACAGAGGGTCTCCACAATGAAGAAAGGGTCTTTAAAATAGGCTGAGTTGTCATAGGTTGAGGTCCCATTGGACCCGGACGGTATCGGATAATTGTACATTTCCTCATCATCGTTTCGGAAAACTGGCAGTGTCTCCAGACAGAAGCTGACAATAGAGATAAGAATCACCATGACGGAGATGATGGCAATGACACGGGCAGGACCGGAGCTCTCTGGATACTCAAACAGCAACCATACTTGTCTCTGAAATTCATTCTCTGGCAACGGCCGCTCTTCTTCCTTTATAAACCCTTCGTCTTCCCTGAAGATGTCCATAGCCTCCTCACCTAGTTCATAAAACCGGATCTCCTCAGAAAAAATGTCCAAGGTCACATTAACAGGCCGGCGCAGCCTCCCTCCTGATTGGTAATAATAAAGTATAGCATCAAAACTTGGTCGATTCCGATCAAAGAAGTACTCGTTCCGGAGAGGATCAAAATACCTCATCCTTTTCTTGGGATCACCCAGCAGTGTATCAGGAAACTGGGAGAGAGTCTTGAGCTGCGTCTCAAAACGCAAGCCTGAGATGTTGATGACGACCCTCTCACAACACTCATGATCTAGATCTGGGTCGTACTGGTCATGAGGCGGACCTGGATGTGCTGCGGCTTCATCCGCAGGGTCGCTGGTCGCAACCGTCATTCTAGAGGAGGATGGGACCTGCAGGATTCAGACAGTGTGGGGCCACTTCTGGGCCACGACGAGATAAAAACTCCACAAACGTGTCGGTTCAGGAAGGCTACAGGCAGTTCTGCCTGTGAAGAGCTACAGATAGGAGAGAAAGCAGAGAAAGAATACAAAATTCATTAAAGAACATGTGTTTAATGTTGTGTTTTGAATGAAACAAGCAAGAAAACTCATGCTTTTACATTGGGTTATCATTTTAAATTTGGAGCATGCATACAGTACTCAACAACTTGTATCAACTCGTTCATATTTTGTAACCATTCATGTTATGTGTTACATCTGTCAGCGACTGTAATTGTCAGTAATTCTTATAAATATCGTGCTATTTCCAAACCTTCCTGCAAACAGGCAAGAGGAGGGCAGTTGAAAGTAACAAGCAGGGTGGATGGGTGGAGGGGCAGAAGCACTTGAGCGCATTGGCTCCATCTTGTCTATAGGTTATGAGTTCTCCCTCATATGAGCACCCTGCAGGATCAATATTCCAGCCAGTAATACTGTATCAGCTCTCACAGGGTGCAATTATAACCAACAAATATGATTATATGTTGAGTGCTCCACTGCAATCTCTCAGATGaaatcctctctctctctctctctctctctctctctctctctctctctctctctctctctctctctctctctctctctctctctctctctctctctctctctctctgtgtgtgtgatttgACTAGGATTTCTTCCCAAAGCAGAAAAACTTCATCAAGTCAATTATCAAATTAACAGTTTATCAGTTAGTTATATTTGGGTATATTGGTCAGAGCCAGTGGTTAAAATAGACTATAATGAATCACTGTCAAGTTTGAACAGTTCACTAAAACCTTCACATTTCAAAGGCCAATGCACACACGcaaattaaaaatataaaatatgacatatGCTACTGGTTCTATTTCAGACACACTATTTTACTTTAAAGACAGCCACACATGTGTAATTTGGTAGTTAAAGCAAAAAtggattcaaagaaaatcaaaaAATCCTACCTATGTGCATTGGCGCTTGATAGGCATGTTTACAATGGGTCCTCCGGTGGATACGCATAATGGGCCTAGGAGAAGTCAAAAGTCAGGCCCCGCGGTCACAGCAGTTCCTCTGCCGGCCATTTATCACCCGAAGCTCCGGCTCTGCAGCAGCGCGGGAGTGGGAAAGGGGACTAGGCGTGAGGATGCACGAGTTACCTCCCTCCTCTGTGACCAGAAGATACATGTTGTGAAGCAGCTAGGCTACAGGTTGATGCTGGTGGAGGGAGAAGGGGGGCTGCGATGATGTTGTGGTGGAAAATAAAGTAAGCAAATCTTGAAATGCTTGATATTAGCTAAACATTACGTCCCCATCAGAATAGTCCGCCTGCAGCAACAGCAAAGGTAACCGTCTAGCCGGCAGACGTATTGATGAAGGCGCTGTTGTCAGTATTTCTATTCTGTAGCACCCATGCTTCGGCAGATTGCATCTAAAGCGAAATCACCTGTTTGCACTCTTTAAACAGGTTCGTCTGTTTTAGCTCGGTACAAATGTTATCCTCTTAATCTATTTCTTAACTCCTCATAAATAaactcctccatcttttttctGATGGGGAATATCAATATGAATACACTAATGAATCGCAGTATCAAATGGAGGCTACATCTCGCGACCCATTCCATAGAATAACGTTGTCCTCTGAGGGCGTTTTTCATATATGAGGAACTATTTATTTGTCAAAGATTTGAGACAAAGCAGCCAAGTTCATGCACGGGGACGGTCAAACATTATATGACAGTGTTGCAGTTCACAGGCAAGCGCGAGGGAGTTAGTTGGAGTGGCAGGTGCCAGACATACTTAAACCATTTGCAGCCCTCTCGTGTGGATCGTGGACAGCCACAGCAGACTCCATGCACTAAACAAAGCAGCATAGCGTTATCTGTCGAACTATAAGAACTGATCATTTTAGATAATGACATGCAGGAATTCACCCTGGTTATCTTGGTGCGCAGACGCATGtatttttatccagtttgtctCTTCTTAAAAGCTGCCTTTGGGTCGTGAGTCCATTTCTTCATATCTGTCCTCCTTCCCGTATTTGACTAAGCTGTCCAGCGGATGTGTCATCTCATCACGACCAAGTGTTTTTGAGCAGCCGGCTCTTCCCATGTCTCTCAGATGTCACCATAATTCACCATAGTTGAGATGCGTGGGCTGCAGTCGGGCATCGCAGCGCATACTAAGCTTCTTGCGCGCCTCGCCCCATCTCTCTGCGCTCCCCCTTCCCCGACTCTCCTGTCCTCACTGCTCCACATTAAAGGGGAAGCATCGCCCACCACTGGGTGGAAACGGTTTTCAACAAAACATGTGCGTCTCAGGAGAAAACAATTGGCAATCCTCGTGTATAAGTTGAAACTCACATGAGACCGTAATCTTTGCAAGCAGCCTGCCTCGTGCCACTGATGCATTTACATACAACATTGAAGAACATTGATTAACAATGATGAAAACGATCAAATATGTTCTTGTACTGTATGACTGTGAGGGGACAAGAGAAGTGTACATATAGGATGGGACATTTTTCTACTGAACTTTAATGAGGGCAATTCATTATAAGGAAAGGAGGGTTAATTAGCTATAGCAGCTGAACTTGTGTACGTCTCTGGTAATTGTTTGTCCCTGCTTGAACTGTTCTAGAAAAATACTCATTATATCATAATATTCTTAGATATGATTTGAGCATTCGACTGGGTCAACAGGTTTGTTTGTGTACTTCGTTGTCTGTATATGCAAATATATAACAGCACAGTATGCACTCAAACATTATGGTAGAAcccacatgatgtagtctgcagGTCAAATGTGCATGCCATCTGTGAGTTCCTTAATGTATTATAGAGAGCTATCAGTAGGCTACAGTTTGTTTGTGGCTAGTTTTGCTCTGATCATTAACAGACCTAAATAATTACTGCTAGACCTATTGAGCACATGCACTTCTCCATACATTAACAGGACTTATGCTAGAAAACTCTTAATGCAATCACAGATAAAATCCATGTTAAGTTTAATGTTTGTACAGTTAAATTAACTAGGGCATTGAAGTTTTCCTGCAGACAGTCTGTCTTTCTTTTCTCTACTGCTTGAAAGTGGGCCAGGTGAAATCCCAGATATGTCAGGCAAGGCGCGGGAATTCAACGCACATGAAAGAAAATGAGACCACACAACTCCCTAAAGAATACATGAGGAATACCACATATCCTCCCCCATGTGTGCTCCTTGCTCTTCCATTTTCTTTTGCCCAAGGACAAGTTGAAGGTACTATGCAAACCTTCTGCATTAAAAATGTCAACATACTGATTAAGATGATGACATGGGACCACAGGGACTGCAGCAGTGGCCCACTCTGCACAGAGCTGATGGCTGAAGGTTTTCAAAGGGGAGATATTGACAGTTTTACAAAACCACACTGATTGATGGCCAGTAACTCTTAAATCCTCATCATCCGTGAATGTAAATGAGGAAGGCCCAATTGTAAATGGAGGGCAGCTAAGAGCCAGGCCACCAATATCCAATGCTGGGTGTTTTAATGATTCATCATCCACAACCTTATTCTCAGCCATTACTTATACAGTAACACAGTTTTACTACCGGGGTGGGGGAGAGGGCACGTAGAGTATTGTATATTAGATTAAGTTGGTTGGGGTTGGGGAATGGTGAGTCACATCCCCTGATGATCAATGTTGAACTTTATTCTTTCAACCACTTTGAATTTGCACACACTGGTTAGAAATCAGTGTTCATG
This Pseudochaenichthys georgianus chromosome 7, fPseGeo1.2, whole genome shotgun sequence DNA region includes the following protein-coding sequences:
- the kcna2b gene encoding potassium voltage-gated channel subfamily A member 2b, whose amino-acid sequence is MTVATSDPADEAAAHPGPPHDQYDPDLDHECCERVVINISGLRFETQLKTLSQFPDTLLGDPKKRMRYFDPLRNEYFFDRNRPSFDAILYYYQSGGRLRRPVNVTLDIFSEEIRFYELGEEAMDIFREDEGFIKEEERPLPENEFQRQVWLLFEYPESSGPARVIAIISVMVILISIVSFCLETLPVFRNDDEEMYNYPIPSGSNGTSTYDNSAYFKDPFFIVETLCIIWFSFEFLVRFFACPSKAGFFGNIMNIIDIVAIIPYFITLGTELAERPEDGQAGQQAMSLAILRVIRLVRVFRIFKLSRHSKGLQILGQTLKASMRELGLLIFFLFIGVILFSSAVYFAEADEPQSQFSSIPEAFWWAVVSMTTVGYGDMVPTTIGGKIVGSLCAIAGVLTIALPVPVIVSNFNYFYHRETEGEEQAQYLNSPSVPKASSAEDLKRSGCSGSGSTLSKSDYVEIQEAVNHSTEDFRPEGMKTGNCTLANTNYVNITKMRTDV